Part of the Eikenella corrodens genome is shown below.
ATATTTCTTGAGCGTGCCGTTCCCTTGGTGGTCGCTGCTGGCTTGTGCGTTTATCTTGGTCGGTCTGTGGGGCGGCTGGTGGGTGATGCGCCATCATGAAGTAGCGGAGTAGAAATTTTCAGGTAGCCTGTTGCAATATACAGGCTACCTGAAAATTTTGGGATTGATTGAATGGAAGGCTGGCTGAATATTTCAGGCAACCTTAATGCGTGCTAATCCGGCTTATTGGCCGGAATGCCGGCATTGCAATCCAATCCATGCAACACTTGCCTGCAAACATACTAAAAGGCTACCTGAAAGATTTCAGGTAGCCTTTGCTTTTACTCCTTTGCAACAACGTTAAAGCACACCCGATAGGCTTTCGGCGGCTTCTGCCTGTTGCGCCTGCTGCTCTTGCTGTTCGTGGAACTGCATACGGTAGAGGTCGGCGTAGCGGCCGCCCTTAGCAAGCAGCTCGGCATGTTTGCCCTGCTCGACAATCCGGCCTTCGTGCATCACCACAATCTTATCGGCCTGCTCGATGGTGGAGAGGCGGTGCGCCACCACCAAAGTGGTACGCTGCTGCATGAGTTTGTCGAGCGCGGATTGCACTAGGCGTTCGGATTTGGTGTCGAGCGCGCTGGTGGCTTCGTCCAAAATCAGGATGGGCACGTTTTTCAGCAGGGCGCGGGAGATGGCGATGCGCTGACGCTGGCCGCCGGAGAGTTTGAGGCCGTTTTGGCCAATTTCAGTTTGCAAACCCTGCGGCATGGCAGAGATGAATTCCCAGGCGTTGGCCGCTTTGGCCGCTGCTTCAATAGCAGCGGGGTCGGCATCGAAACGGCCGTAGGCGATGTTTTCGGCCACCGTGCCGTTAAACAGCACCATGTCTTGGCTCACCAGCGCCATTTGTTTGCGCAGGGAGGCCATGCTGTATTCGCGGATGTCGCGCCCGCCGATACGCACTTCGCCCGTAGTGGGATCGAAGAAGCGCGGCAACAGGTTGGCCAGCGTGGTTTTACCGCAGCCGGACGCGCCCACCAAGGCCACCACGCTGCCGTTGGGGATGCGCAGGTTGATGTTGTCGAGGCTGTTGCGGGCGGCGCTTTCATAGCGGTGGCTCACGTTCACCAACTCGATATCGCCGGTGTCCTCGCTGAGGGTTTCGGTGCCGTTATCGGGCTCAACCGGCTCGTCTAAAAACTGGAACACGCTCTCGGCGGCAGCCAGGCCGCGCTGCAGCGAGGAAGAAATGCCGGTCATGCGCTTGATGGGGTCGAACATCATCAGCATGGCGGAAAGGAAGGACATAAAATCGCCGGCGCTAAACGAATCGGAAGCGGCGCGGGCGGCAGCCAAATAAAGGATGGCGGCCAGCGCGGTGGCAATCATCAGCTGGGTTACCGCCGTGCTGAAGGAGTTGGCGGCGGTTTGCTTCACGCCGTTGCGGCGCACGTTGATGGCGGTTTCATCGAAGCGGTTTTTCTCGTACTCCTGCCCGCCATACACTTTAATCACCCGCTCGCCGGTGATGCTCTCGCCCAGCACCTGTGTCATCTGCCCGGCATATTGCTGGCTTTCGCGCGAAAGCTGGCGCAGGCGTTTGCTCACCTGGCGCACGCACCAGGCCAGCACCGGAATCAGAATCAGCGTAATAATCGTGAGCTGCCAATCCAGATACAGCAGGAAACACAGCAAGCCCACTACGGTAATGCCGTCTTTGGCGGTTACGGTTACCACATTGAAACCGGCCTCGGTAATCTGGCTGGCATCATTCATGATGCGCGACATAATCCGCCCGCTGCCGTGTTGGCTGAAATAGCCGGCCGGCAGCTTGAGCATTTTGGCAAACATTTCACGGCGGATTTGCTGCACTAAGTGGCCGGAAAGGTAGCTGGTGCTGTATTCGTTGATGAAGTTGAAAATACCGCGCAAGATAAACAGGCCGATAATCGCCAGCGGTACCCAGCGCATGGCGGAGAGGTTTTTCTCCACAAAGCCTTCGTTAATCAATGGCTTGAGCAGCCATGCGAAAATCGGCCCGGTAGCGGCCACCACCACCATGCCAAGCACGGCCAGGGAGAAAATGCGCAGATAGTTTTTCAGGTAGCCAAACAGCCTGCGGTATAAGGCCAGGCTGCTGACTGTAGTGTGCGGGGTAGGAGACGAAGACATGGCGGCCTCTGCCGTTGAAAACGGCGATTGTAAGGCAAATCGGGGGCGGGCAACAATGCTGCAAGGCCGCTTTAGCAGGGTTTAACCTAAATTTGTAGCTGGCTGGAAAAAGGCTACCTGAAACCCAAACCGGTTTGCAGGTAGCCTTTATCTTGCATTAAGCATACATAGCGCTAATGCAGCCCGCCCAGGCTGCGGATGCGTTGGTCGAGCTCTTGCGCGGTAAGGGCACGTCCATCGTTGCAGAAAATCGCCATCAGGCGGCTGCGCACCGGGTCGTTGGCGTTCACATAGCTGTCGAACTTGCGCCATACATTATTGCGCGGGGCAATCCAGCGCCAGTTGGTGTTGTCGCCGAAAGCGAAAGATCTGAGGTGACGGTCGCCGCAGCGCATGCCTTCGTAGCTCATATTCGGCTGTCCGCCCTGCGGTTGCACCGCCAGCACATAACGCATGCTGCGGTCGGCAGCCTGCTGCACGGGCAGCTGCAGCCAAACTTTGTTGCGGTAGGTGGGGTTGATATACAGCTCAAACCACTCGCCTTGCTGCAAATCGGGATAAGCGGGCAGCACCACGGCAGCCTCTTCCCACGGCTTTTCTTCTTCCGGCATGTAAGAGCGGTTTTCACGCAATTCGGCCGAAGCGGCGGCGGAAAGCGCCAACACACAGGCTGCAAACCATAGTTTTTTCATTGCTTTTCCTTTTCTAGGTAGCCTTTTGGTTTCAGGTAGCCTGCTATCGCTTGGAGGCTACCTGAAAACTTCTTACTTCCTGTTTATTTGCCCAAGGCAGACAACACCGCCGCTTTCACGGCTTCCACCGGCTGCGTGCCGTCGATTTTGATGTAACAGGGTGCGTTGTCACCGGTGAGCCGGCTGTAGAAGCCGATGAGCACGGCGGTTTGCTTGTGGTACACGTCCAGGCGGTTTTTCACGGTTTCCTCGCGGTCGTCGTCACGCTGGATCAGATCTTCGCCGGTAACGTCGTCTTTACCTTCCACTTTGGGCGGGTTGTAGCGGATGTGGTAGGTGCGGCCGGAAGGCAGGTGCACACGGCGGCCGGCCATGCGCTCGAGAATCACCGCATCTGGCACATCGATTTCCACTACCGCATCCAAAATCACGCCTGCCTCCTGCATGGCTTCGGCCTGCGCCAGCGTGCGCGGAAAGCCGTCAAACAGGAAACCGTTTTTGCAGTCATCCTGCGCAATGCGCTCTTTCACCATACCGATGATGATGTCGTCGCGTACCAAACCGCCTGCATCCATAATCTTTTTGGCTTCCAAGCCCAGCGGCGTACCGGCTTTAATGGCGGCACGCAGCATGTCGCCGGTGGAAATCTGCGGAATACCGAAAGCAGCCGTGATGAACTGCGCCTGCGTGCCTTTGCCCGCACCGGGTGCGCCCAATAACAAAATCTTCATTATCTCTTCCTTTAAAATCAACACAAAAGCATGGCGGCGGCCATCTTCCAACAGGCTACCTGAAAAACGCCGCCGCCCAATCTGCCGCACAGTTTAGAGCCCCTGCCGCAAAAAATCCAGTTTCCGCCGCCCTTTCCCCGCCCCACCTTCCCTAGAAAGGCTACCTGAAAAGCATTACAATCCCCGCTTCCCCTCCTCAAGTAGCGAGACCTGCCATGCCCAAAATCAGCAGCAACTTCGATGCCGGCGCCATCAGCGTAATCGACAGTGCCGACAGCCAAAACATCCGCCTCGCCCTGCGTGGCGACAATGCCGCCTCCTTCAGCCAGTGGTTTTATTTCCGCCTGCAGGGCGCGGCCTACCAGCCCTGCCGTATCCGCATCGAAAACGCCGGCCAATCGAGCTACCCCGAAGGTTGGGAAGATTATCAGGCCACCGCCTCCTACGACCGCAGCAACTGGTTCCGCGTACCCACCCGTTATGAAGACGGCGTGCTCACCATCGAGCACACCCCGCTGGCCGGCAGCGTGTATTACGCCTATTTCGAGCCCTACTCCCACGAGCAGCACCTCAACCTCCTCGGCGACGCCCAAGGCAGCGGCCTGTGCCAAATCGACGACCTCGGCAGCACCGCGCAAGGCCGCGACATCAACCTGCTCACCATCGGCCACCAAGCCGCCAGCGACCTCAAAATCTGGATTATCGCCCGCCAGCATCCCGGCGAAAGCATGGCCGAATGGTTTGCCGAAGGCCTGCTCTCCCGCCTGCTCGACCACCAAGACCCCACCGCCCGCGCCCTGCTCGACTGCGCCACCTTCTATATCGTGCCCAATATGAACCCCGACGGCGCCGCCCTGGGCAACCAGCGCACCAACGCCGCCGGTGCCGACCTCAACCGCGAATGGCAAAACCCCAGCCCCGAGCGCAGCCCCGAAGTGTATGCCGTGCGCCGGAAAATGCACGAAATCGGCGTAGATTTATTCCTCGACATCCACGGCGAAGAAGTCCTGCCCTACGTATTCGCCGCCGGCTGCGAAGGCAACCCTTCCTATGATGCACGCCTTGCCGCGCTCGAAGCCGCCTTCAAAACCGCCCTGCGCCAGGCCAGCCCCGATTTTCAAGACGAATACGGCTACCCCAAAACCGCTCCCGGCCAAGCCAACCTCGCCATTGCCAAATCCTACGTGGGCGAAACCTTCGGCTGCCTCTCCTACACCCTTGAAATGCCCTTCAAAGACAACATCAACCTGCCCGACGACGACTTCGGCTGGAACGGCCAACGCTCCCTGCGCCTGGGCGAAGCCATCCTCAGCGCCATCCTCGCCGTCTGCCCGCAACTGCGCCCGGATGAAACCGCATGAACGGCCAATTCCCCGCCAACAGCTTTGCCGCCAACTTAGGGCTACCTGAAACTTCAGGTAGCCTCCTGCACGCCGATTGGCCCGCGCCAAGCAATGTCCACACCTTGATTACCACCCGCCAAGGCGGCGTCAGTCAAGGCCGTTTCGCCAGCCTGAACGTGGGCGACCACGTGGGCGACGACCCCGCCGCCGTGGCCGAAAACCGCCGCCGCGTGCAAACGCACGTTCCCCTGCCGCTGGCCTATCTGTGCCAAGTACACAGTAATCGCGTAGTGCCCGCTGCCGACTGCCTTGACGCTCCGCCGGAAGCCGATGCCGCTTTCGACCGCAGCCGCCGTGCCGCCTGCGCCGTCATGACTGCCGACTGCCTGCCCGTGCTCCTCTGCGACCGCGCCGACAGCGTAGTGGCCGCCGCCCACGCCGGCTGGCGCGGTCTTGCCGGCGGCGTGCTGGAAAACACCATCGCCGCCATGCAGGCCGATCCGACCGACCTCCTCGCCTGGCTCGGCCCCGCCATCGGCCCCGACGCTTTTGAGGTGGGCGGCGACGTTTTAGCTGCCTTCACCCAGGCCGACCCCGCTGCCGAAGCCGCTTTCGAACCTATCGGCGGCGGCAAATATCTGGCAAACATTTATCTGCTCGCCACCCAAACCCTGCGCCGTGCCGGCGTTAGCCAAATCTACGGCGGCCGGCATTGCACCGTGCTCGAGCGCGATCGCTTCTTCTCCTACCGCCGCGACGGCCAAACCGGCCGCATGGTCAGCGCCGTGTGGCTGAGCCCGGAGTAAGCAAGTAAAGGCTACCTGAAAGCCCATGCTGCCGATTTAAACCCAGCATGGGCTTTATCGCGAAACACTTATTCCCTCATACGCCGCTAGCGCCTTGCCCTGCTTGACAAATCCGGCCGTAGCCGCCATAATTCGCGCCTTTATATGCAGCCCTTTCTGCTGCCTAATATTTTGGCGCACCACTCAACCGGTGCAGCCGCCCCGATTAGGAGGTGATTGTTTCCGCCCCGGCTCTTCTTATCCAGCCCGCACCAGCCAGTGCAAAAGTGATAAATCAAACCATTTTCTCGGGCACCATTGCCCGGCAACAAATAAAATATTTTAAGGATGACAAAATGCCTTCTATTCGCGTAAAAGAAAACGAACCGTTTGAAGTAGCCATGCGCCGTTTCAAGCGCTCTATCGAAAAAACCGGTCTGCTCACCGAGCTGCGTGCCCGTGAAGCCTACGAAAAACCGACTACTGAGCGCAAACGCAAAAAAGCCGCTGCAGTAAAACGTTTGCAAAAACGCCTGCGCAGCCAACAGCTGCCGCCGAAACTGTACTAATCTTTGAGAGAAACCAACACAGCCCGTTATCACAACCGGCTGTGTTTTTCTTTGGCCGTCAGCCGAAAAGGCTACCTGAAAATATAGTAGATTAAAATTGCAATGATACGGCGTTGCCAACGCCCTTATGTACTACCCGTACACGGCGGACGTTGCCGCCTTGTCTCATTTTTATTTTAATCCACTATATAAGTGGGTATAAAACACAAGATTTCCACGATTGTTGCAAACAAGAATAAGAGAGAAAAGGCCATGCCATATCATCTTTATCCCAAACCGACTATAACTTTTCAGGCAGCCTTTCTTAAAAAACACACTTCCCAAATAAACACTTTTACTGCCCAAATATAGTGGATTAACAAAAATCAGAACAATGCGGCGAACCGCAGACAGTGCACACGTTACGGCAAGGCGAGACAACGCCGTACCGGTTTTTGTTAATCCACTATACAATATCCCAAAGTTCATTTTCCGTCTTGATGGCTACCAGCTTTTATAAGCGATACGGCAAAGACAAAACAACGCAGCAACATTCTTATTTTAGGTCACTATATTGGCAGTTTCCCCTCCGGCCGTATCTTCATCCTATCCAATTTCAGCCATAATTTCATAATCCCTTGACCGCCTAAAAGCATATCGCTTAAAGTAGCGCGCTTCTGCCACAGGCAAAGCACCGATTGATTCTTAAATAACCATAAGAAGCATTATCATGAACACCAACCAAACCACTCCGCACGGCGGCAAGCCCGCCGATGTTTACTTTTTCGGCACCTGCCTTTTGGATTTGTTTATGCCGGAAGCAGGCATGGACGCCATCACACTGCTGGAGCAGCAAGGCATTAAAGTGCATTTTCCGATGGAGCAAAGCTGCTGCGGGCAGCCTGCATTCTCATCGGGCCACCGCGAAGAAGCGTTCGATGTGGCCAAGGCACAGCTTGATTTGTTCCCCGAAAACTACCCCATCGTCGTGCCTTCCGGCTCTTGCGGCGGCATGATGAAGCACCATTGGCCCAAATTATTCAAAGGCAGCGAATACGAGCAACGCGCCAACGAATTGGCCGGCCGCGTGGTTGAGCTGACCAATTTCTTGGTGGACATCGGCTACGAGCCCAAAGACGTGGGCGCGCCGGTGAAAGTGGCGGTGCATACTTCCTGTGCGGCGCGCCGCGAAATGGGCGTGCACATTACCGGCTGGAAGCTGATTGACAGCCTGCAAAACGTGGAACGCATCGTGCACGACCACGAAAGCGAATGTTGCGGCTTCGGCGGCACGTTCTCCGTGAAGCAGTCCGACATTTCCGGCGCGATGGTTACCGACAAAGTGGCCGCGCTGAAAGAAACGCAGGCCACGGAAATCGTGAGCGCGGATGCAGGCTGCATGATGAACATCGGCGGCAAAATCGCCAAAGACGAGCCGGACATGCCCAAACCCAAACACATTGCCACATTTTTGCTGGAACGCACAGGAGGTAAAGCATGAGCGCGCGCGACAATATCCTAGCCAAACTCCGCAAAGCCAACGCCTATCCGATGGCGGAACCGCAAACTTTCG
Proteins encoded:
- the msbA gene encoding lipid A export permease/ATP-binding protein MsbA, translating into MSSSPTPHTTVSSLALYRRLFGYLKNYLRIFSLAVLGMVVVAATGPIFAWLLKPLINEGFVEKNLSAMRWVPLAIIGLFILRGIFNFINEYSTSYLSGHLVQQIRREMFAKMLKLPAGYFSQHGSGRIMSRIMNDASQITEAGFNVVTVTAKDGITVVGLLCFLLYLDWQLTIITLILIPVLAWCVRQVSKRLRQLSRESQQYAGQMTQVLGESITGERVIKVYGGQEYEKNRFDETAINVRRNGVKQTAANSFSTAVTQLMIATALAAILYLAAARAASDSFSAGDFMSFLSAMLMMFDPIKRMTGISSSLQRGLAAAESVFQFLDEPVEPDNGTETLSEDTGDIELVNVSHRYESAARNSLDNINLRIPNGSVVALVGASGCGKTTLANLLPRFFDPTTGEVRIGGRDIREYSMASLRKQMALVSQDMVLFNGTVAENIAYGRFDADPAAIEAAAKAANAWEFISAMPQGLQTEIGQNGLKLSGGQRQRIAISRALLKNVPILILDEATSALDTKSERLVQSALDKLMQQRTTLVVAHRLSTIEQADKIVVMHEGRIVEQGKHAELLAKGGRYADLYRMQFHEQQEQQAQQAEAAESLSGVL
- a CDS encoding CNP1-like family protein; amino-acid sequence: MKKLWFAACVLALSAAASAELRENRSYMPEEEKPWEEAAVVLPAYPDLQQGEWFELYINPTYRNKVWLQLPVQQAADRSMRYVLAVQPQGGQPNMSYEGMRCGDRHLRSFAFGDNTNWRWIAPRNNVWRKFDSYVNANDPVRSRLMAIFCNDGRALTAQELDQRIRSLGGLH
- the adk gene encoding adenylate kinase; the encoded protein is MKILLLGAPGAGKGTQAQFITAAFGIPQISTGDMLRAAIKAGTPLGLEAKKIMDAGGLVRDDIIIGMVKERIAQDDCKNGFLFDGFPRTLAQAEAMQEAGVILDAVVEIDVPDAVILERMAGRRVHLPSGRTYHIRYNPPKVEGKDDVTGEDLIQRDDDREETVKNRLDVYHKQTAVLIGFYSRLTGDNAPCYIKIDGTQPVEAVKAAVLSALGK
- a CDS encoding M14 family metallopeptidase, whose translation is MPKISSNFDAGAISVIDSADSQNIRLALRGDNAASFSQWFYFRLQGAAYQPCRIRIENAGQSSYPEGWEDYQATASYDRSNWFRVPTRYEDGVLTIEHTPLAGSVYYAYFEPYSHEQHLNLLGDAQGSGLCQIDDLGSTAQGRDINLLTIGHQAASDLKIWIIARQHPGESMAEWFAEGLLSRLLDHQDPTARALLDCATFYIVPNMNPDGAALGNQRTNAAGADLNREWQNPSPERSPEVYAVRRKMHEIGVDLFLDIHGEEVLPYVFAAGCEGNPSYDARLAALEAAFKTALRQASPDFQDEYGYPKTAPGQANLAIAKSYVGETFGCLSYTLEMPFKDNINLPDDDFGWNGQRSLRLGEAILSAILAVCPQLRPDETA
- the pgeF gene encoding peptidoglycan editing factor PgeF; this encodes MNGQFPANSFAANLGLPETSGSLLHADWPAPSNVHTLITTRQGGVSQGRFASLNVGDHVGDDPAAVAENRRRVQTHVPLPLAYLCQVHSNRVVPAADCLDAPPEADAAFDRSRRAACAVMTADCLPVLLCDRADSVVAAAHAGWRGLAGGVLENTIAAMQADPTDLLAWLGPAIGPDAFEVGGDVLAAFTQADPAAEAAFEPIGGGKYLANIYLLATQTLRRAGVSQIYGGRHCTVLERDRFFSYRRDGQTGRMVSAVWLSPE
- the rpsU gene encoding 30S ribosomal protein S21, translated to MPSIRVKENEPFEVAMRRFKRSIEKTGLLTELRAREAYEKPTTERKRKKAAAVKRLQKRLRSQQLPPKLY
- a CDS encoding (Fe-S)-binding protein, whose protein sequence is MNTNQTTPHGGKPADVYFFGTCLLDLFMPEAGMDAITLLEQQGIKVHFPMEQSCCGQPAFSSGHREEAFDVAKAQLDLFPENYPIVVPSGSCGGMMKHHWPKLFKGSEYEQRANELAGRVVELTNFLVDIGYEPKDVGAPVKVAVHTSCAARREMGVHITGWKLIDSLQNVERIVHDHESECCGFGGTFSVKQSDISGAMVTDKVAALKETQATEIVSADAGCMMNIGGKIAKDEPDMPKPKHIATFLLERTGGKA